A genomic segment from Bosea sp. OAE506 encodes:
- a CDS encoding creatininase family protein: MTARFWGDLKTTDFARLSAERTVAVLPLAAIEQHGPHLPVSVDTTIMNAMLAEAMPLVPAGLDILVLPTLAICKSNEHLHSPGTLTLSWESATQSWIEIGESVRRAGIQKLVILTSHGGNIDPMKVVARELRVRHGMLAVTTAWRAFGLPPGLFADLDVNHGIHAGDIETSLMLHFRPDLVDMGQAAAFNPLTVDMAAEGYSWLRPTGLHAMAWMAQDVHPSGAAGDASLATAEKGKATAAFQAKGFVELLADVARFPLERLYQGVG; the protein is encoded by the coding sequence ATGACCGCGCGCTTCTGGGGCGATCTGAAGACCACCGATTTCGCCCGCCTGTCGGCGGAGAGGACCGTCGCCGTCCTGCCGCTGGCGGCAATCGAGCAGCATGGGCCGCATCTGCCGGTGTCGGTCGACACCACGATCATGAACGCGATGCTCGCGGAAGCAATGCCGCTGGTGCCGGCCGGGCTCGATATTCTGGTGTTGCCGACGCTGGCGATCTGCAAGTCCAACGAGCACCTGCATTCGCCGGGCACGCTGACGCTCTCCTGGGAAAGCGCAACGCAGAGCTGGATCGAGATCGGCGAAAGCGTGCGGCGGGCGGGCATCCAAAAGCTGGTGATTCTGACCTCGCATGGCGGCAACATCGACCCGATGAAGGTCGTGGCGCGGGAGCTTCGCGTGCGCCACGGCATGCTGGCGGTGACGACCGCCTGGCGCGCCTTCGGGCTGCCGCCGGGCCTCTTCGCCGACCTCGACGTCAATCACGGCATCCATGCCGGCGACATCGAGACCTCGCTGATGCTCCATTTCAGGCCAGACCTGGTCGATATGGGCCAAGCCGCCGCCTTCAACCCGCTGACGGTCGATATGGCGGCCGAGGGCTACAGCTGGCTGCGGCCGACCGGGCTGCACGCGATGGCCTGGATGGCGCAGGACGTCCATCCGTCGGGCGCCGCGGGCGATGCCTCGCTCGCCACGGCCGAGAAAGGCAAGGCGACCGCCGCCTTCCAGGCCAAGGGGTTCGTCGAGCTGCTGGCGGATGTGGCCCGGTTTCCGCTGGAGCGGTTGTATCAGGGGGTCGGCTAG
- a CDS encoding ABC transporter substrate-binding protein — MTMTKYRLTRRGALGLIGGSALVAVPGARVSAQTLDKVSYQTNWRAQAEHGGFYLAAANGIYKKYGIDAEIRPGGPQQNPSQLLLGGRVDMIMSNSFEAIRYAQENIPFLCIASIFQKDPQVIISHPGVGNDSLAALKGKPILVGAAGRTSYWPFLKAKFGYTDEQIRPYTFNMAPFLADKTISQQGFLSSEPFAIQKQGGVTPVVHLIADAGFENYNTTINISQKMVAEKKDLVQRFVTASLEGWAAYMKGQDVAAANAQILKDNPDMDQEKIDYAVKVMNANGIVLSGDATTLGIGAMTDARWGSFYKTMTEAGVFPAGIDLKKAYSLEFINKGVGKA; from the coding sequence ATGACGATGACGAAGTACCGCCTGACGCGCCGTGGTGCGCTCGGCCTGATCGGTGGATCGGCGCTGGTCGCCGTGCCCGGAGCGCGGGTGAGCGCGCAGACGCTCGACAAGGTGTCCTACCAGACCAACTGGCGCGCGCAGGCGGAGCATGGCGGCTTCTATCTCGCCGCTGCCAACGGCATCTACAAGAAATACGGCATCGACGCCGAGATCCGCCCCGGCGGCCCGCAGCAGAACCCTTCGCAGCTCCTGCTCGGCGGCCGCGTCGACATGATCATGTCGAACTCCTTCGAGGCCATCCGCTATGCGCAGGAGAACATTCCCTTCCTCTGCATCGCCTCGATCTTCCAGAAGGATCCGCAGGTCATCATCTCGCATCCGGGCGTCGGCAACGACTCGCTCGCCGCGCTGAAGGGCAAGCCGATCCTGGTCGGCGCCGCCGGCCGCACCAGCTACTGGCCCTTCCTGAAGGCGAAGTTCGGCTACACCGACGAGCAGATCCGCCCCTACACTTTCAACATGGCGCCGTTCCTGGCCGACAAGACGATCTCGCAGCAGGGCTTCCTGTCATCGGAGCCCTTCGCCATCCAGAAGCAGGGCGGCGTCACGCCGGTGGTGCATCTCATCGCCGATGCCGGCTTCGAGAATTACAACACGACGATCAACATCTCCCAGAAGATGGTCGCGGAGAAGAAGGACCTGGTCCAGCGCTTCGTGACCGCGTCGCTCGAAGGCTGGGCCGCCTACATGAAGGGGCAGGACGTCGCCGCCGCCAACGCGCAGATCCTGAAGGACAATCCCGACATGGATCAGGAGAAGATCGACTACGCGGTCAAGGTGATGAATGCCAACGGCATCGTGCTCTCGGGCGATGCGACGACGCTCGGCATCGGCGCCATGACCGATGCGCGCTGGGGCTCGTTCTACAAGACGATGACGGAGGCGGGGGTCTTCCCGGCCGGCATCGATCTGAAGAAGGCCTACAGCCTGGAGTTTATCAACAAGGGCGTCGGCAAGGCGTGA
- a CDS encoding malonyl-CoA decarboxylase — translation MAFLGELLTNVADRGRALIGFERFIGQRNRPIDRLCEDLLSGRGEASGMALAQGVLEAWERLDKPGRRAFFAMLQERFGPDHERLDRAIEAYRNEPGAATISALHLASEPRRQELLRRLNLAPGGTHVLVRMREALFEAMESDRDLLTVDADFRHLFGSWFNRGFLVLRRIDWRSPANVLEKIIRYEAVHEIQGWDDLRRRLEPADRRCFAFFHPQLVDEPLIFVEVALTRAIPHSIGEVLSGEREVLPAAEATTAVFYSISNCQEGLRGISFGNFLIKQVAEDLKRELPGLETFVTLSPVPGFARWLEGLVADPGDLGLTNEERSELARPAGETISLDDATRLRRDKLLGQMMAHYMLRARTASGRVIDPVARFHLGNGARLERINVGGNLSARGLRESHGVMVNYRYELDDIETNHEAFATRNTVVASAAVRKLLRPAAS, via the coding sequence ATGGCGTTTCTCGGCGAATTGCTGACCAATGTGGCCGATCGCGGCCGGGCGCTGATCGGCTTCGAGCGCTTCATCGGGCAGCGTAACCGGCCGATCGACCGGCTTTGCGAGGATCTGCTCTCGGGCCGGGGCGAGGCCTCGGGCATGGCGCTGGCGCAAGGGGTCCTGGAAGCCTGGGAGCGCCTCGACAAGCCGGGCCGGCGCGCCTTCTTCGCCATGCTTCAGGAGCGGTTCGGGCCCGATCACGAGCGGCTCGACCGGGCGATCGAGGCCTATCGCAACGAGCCCGGCGCGGCCACGATCTCGGCGCTTCACCTCGCGTCGGAACCTCGCCGGCAGGAGCTGCTGCGGCGCCTCAACCTCGCCCCCGGCGGCACCCATGTGCTGGTGCGGATGCGCGAGGCCCTGTTCGAGGCGATGGAGAGCGACCGCGATCTGCTGACCGTCGATGCCGATTTCCGGCATCTCTTCGGCTCCTGGTTCAACCGCGGATTCCTCGTGCTGCGCCGCATCGACTGGCGCTCGCCGGCGAATGTGCTCGAGAAGATCATCCGCTACGAGGCTGTCCACGAAATCCAGGGCTGGGACGATCTGCGCCGCCGGCTGGAGCCGGCGGATCGCCGCTGCTTCGCCTTCTTCCACCCGCAGCTGGTCGACGAGCCGCTGATCTTCGTCGAGGTGGCGCTGACGCGCGCGATCCCGCACAGCATCGGCGAGGTGCTGAGCGGGGAGCGCGAGGTGCTGCCCGCGGCCGAGGCGACGACGGCGGTGTTCTATTCGATCTCCAACTGCCAGGAGGGCCTGCGCGGCATCTCCTTCGGCAATTTCCTGATCAAGCAGGTCGCCGAGGATCTGAAGCGCGAGCTGCCGGGGCTCGAGACCTTCGTCACGCTGTCGCCGGTGCCGGGCTTTGCGCGCTGGCTCGAGGGCCTCGTCGCCGATCCGGGCGATCTCGGCCTGACGAACGAGGAGCGCTCGGAGCTGGCTCGCCCGGCCGGGGAGACGATCTCCCTCGACGACGCGACCCGGCTGCGCCGCGACAAGCTGCTCGGCCAGATGATGGCGCATTACATGCTGCGGGCGCGCACGGCCTCGGGGCGCGTGATCGACCCGGTCGCCCGTTTCCATCTCGGCAATGGCGCGCGGTTGGAGCGCATCAATGTCGGCGGCAACCTGTCGGCACGGGGGCTGCGCGAGTCGCATGGCGTGATGGTCAATTACCGCTACGAGCTCGACGACATCGAGACCAACCACGAGGCCTTCGCCACCCGCAACACGGTCGTCGCCTCGGCCGCCGTGCGCAAGCTGTTGCGGCCGGCAGCGAGTTGA
- a CDS encoding ABC transporter permease, whose protein sequence is MSMPSIEASAPAHGGTDSEARPVFVTEPRLLGLPASAWPRILAPIAIGVFSLALWEFAVRWNGIPAYILPGPLLIGQTLVSDWGTLSGSLWITLKITFMALAAAVIVGVTLAVLFTQSKWLEMSLLPYAVILQVTPIVAIAPLIIIWAGDINLALLICAWIVAFFPILSNTILGLNSADHNLVNLFQLYGATRWQTMRYLKLPAALPYFLAGLKISGGLALIGAVVAEFVAGTGGSASGLAYRILEAGYQLKIPRVFAALLMISLSGIAIFLCTSWISHMLLRRWHESALKREN, encoded by the coding sequence ATGAGCATGCCATCGATCGAAGCCTCGGCCCCCGCCCATGGCGGCACCGACTCCGAGGCGCGCCCGGTCTTCGTCACCGAGCCGCGCCTGCTGGGCCTGCCGGCCAGTGCCTGGCCGCGCATCCTCGCGCCGATCGCCATCGGCGTGTTCTCGCTGGCACTGTGGGAGTTCGCGGTCCGCTGGAACGGCATCCCGGCCTATATCCTGCCCGGGCCGCTCCTGATCGGCCAGACCCTCGTCTCCGACTGGGGCACGCTGTCGGGCTCGCTCTGGATCACGCTGAAGATCACCTTCATGGCGCTCGCCGCGGCGGTGATCGTCGGCGTCACGCTCGCCGTGCTGTTCACCCAGTCGAAATGGCTGGAGATGTCGCTGTTGCCCTATGCGGTGATCCTGCAGGTGACGCCGATCGTCGCCATCGCGCCGCTGATCATCATCTGGGCCGGCGACATAAATCTCGCGCTGCTGATCTGCGCCTGGATCGTCGCCTTCTTCCCGATCCTGTCGAACACGATCCTCGGGCTGAACTCGGCCGACCACAACCTGGTCAACCTGTTCCAGCTCTATGGCGCGACGCGCTGGCAGACGATGCGCTACCTCAAGCTCCCGGCAGCGCTGCCCTATTTCCTGGCCGGGCTGAAGATTTCCGGCGGTTTGGCGCTGATCGGCGCGGTCGTCGCCGAGTTCGTCGCCGGCACCGGTGGCAGTGCCTCGGGGCTGGCCTATCGCATCCTTGAGGCCGGCTATCAGCTCAAGATTCCGCGCGTCTTTGCCGCCTTGCTGATGATCTCGCTGTCGGGCATCGCAATCTTCCTTTGCACGAGCTGGATTTCGCACATGCTGCTGCGGCGCTGGCACGAGAGCGCCCTGAAGCGGGAGAACTGA
- a CDS encoding helix-turn-helix domain-containing protein codes for MPTFGQDLVASATEAVAIARGDKEPAKTITVETVDVAAIRKKLGLSQEAFARKFGLSPATLRDWEQGRRSLDRTARALLKVIDHAPDTVERAQKVA; via the coding sequence ATGCCGACATTCGGACAGGACCTGGTCGCGAGCGCGACCGAAGCGGTGGCGATCGCGCGAGGCGACAAAGAGCCCGCCAAGACAATCACCGTCGAGACTGTCGATGTTGCGGCCATTCGCAAGAAGCTGGGCCTCTCCCAGGAGGCCTTTGCCCGCAAGTTCGGCCTGAGCCCGGCGACCCTGCGCGATTGGGAGCAGGGACGCCGCAGCCTGGACAGGACGGCCCGGGCGCTGCTCAAAGTCATTGACCACGCTCCCGACACCGTTGAGCGAGCACAGAAGGTCGCTTGA
- a CDS encoding ABC transporter ATP-binding protein, translating into MDTASLSTPHAVRPEGRKPLVCVRHVSKQFGNGTLAVRDVNLSLGDGEFVSLLGPSGCGKSTLLRMIAGLGAPSSGTIEWPTTVHDASGEPQRDLGFVFQDPTLMPWATALANVMMPLTLKGVRTSEARERAAAMLALVGLTGFEKSYPRELSGGMKMRVSIARGLVLRPKILLMDEPFAALDEITRHRLNDDLLELWWKEKFTAVFVTHSVFESVYLSKRIVVMAARPGRVMADLDVDAPYPRDDLFRTSPEYAHLCRVVSGKLKEAIGS; encoded by the coding sequence TTGGACACGGCCTCTCTGAGCACTCCCCATGCCGTTCGCCCCGAGGGTCGCAAGCCCCTGGTCTGCGTGCGCCATGTCTCGAAGCAGTTCGGCAACGGCACGCTCGCCGTGCGCGACGTCAATCTGAGCCTGGGGGATGGCGAGTTCGTCAGCCTGCTCGGCCCCTCCGGCTGCGGAAAATCGACGCTGCTGCGGATGATCGCGGGCCTCGGCGCGCCCTCCAGCGGCACGATCGAGTGGCCGACCACGGTCCATGACGCGTCCGGCGAGCCGCAGCGGGATCTCGGCTTCGTCTTCCAGGACCCGACGCTGATGCCCTGGGCGACGGCGCTCGCCAACGTGATGATGCCGCTCACCCTGAAGGGGGTGCGCACCAGCGAGGCCCGCGAGCGGGCGGCGGCGATGCTGGCGCTGGTCGGCCTCACCGGCTTCGAGAAGTCCTATCCCCGCGAACTCTCCGGCGGCATGAAGATGCGCGTCTCGATCGCGCGCGGGCTGGTGCTGCGGCCCAAGATCCTGCTGATGGACGAGCCCTTCGCCGCGCTCGACGAGATCACCCGCCACCGCCTGAACGACGATCTGCTCGAGCTGTGGTGGAAGGAGAAGTTCACCGCGGTCTTCGTCACCCATTCGGTGTTCGAATCCGTCTATCTCTCGAAGCGGATCGTGGTGATGGCGGCGAGACCCGGCCGCGTCATGGCCGATCTCGACGTCGATGCGCCATATCCGCGCGACGACCTCTTCCGCACCTCGCCGGAATACGCCCATCTCTGCCGGGTGGTCTCGGGCAAGCTCAAGGAGGCGATCGGCTCATGA
- the otnK gene encoding 3-oxo-tetronate kinase produces the protein MLLGVIADDMTGATDVALMLNRSGMRTVQTIGVPSPGQALPDADAVVVALKSRTNPVAEAVADSLAACEALLAAGARQILFKYCSTFDSTAQGNIGPVAGALAQRLGAGLAIVCPAFPANGRSIYQGYLFVGAVPLHESSMKDHPLTPMRDSSLIRLMGAQTSGAVGLVDYATVLSGAGAVKARFAALADQGMRYVVTDALTNADLMVLGEAAADHKLLTGGSGIAMGLPQNFRRAGLLPEREIAASLAAPQGRAGIISGSCSTATRGQIAKAIEAGYPALKVDPMALVSGAQDAAKLADWALAQAADTPFLLYSSDDPAEVATIQEKLGRETAGETVEHAFAQTAALLAEGGVSRLLVAGGETSGAVVQELGIGLLEIGPEIDPGVPWTRVAQGRDMVIALKSGNFGAPDFFLKAWALLR, from the coding sequence ATGCTGCTGGGTGTGATCGCCGACGACATGACGGGCGCGACGGACGTGGCGCTGATGCTCAATCGCAGCGGCATGCGCACGGTGCAGACGATCGGCGTTCCCAGCCCGGGCCAGGCGCTGCCGGATGCGGATGCTGTCGTCGTCGCGCTGAAGTCGCGCACCAACCCCGTCGCCGAGGCCGTCGCCGATTCGCTCGCCGCCTGCGAGGCACTGCTGGCCGCGGGCGCACGGCAGATCCTGTTCAAATACTGCTCGACCTTCGATTCGACCGCGCAGGGCAATATCGGGCCCGTTGCCGGAGCGCTGGCGCAGCGGCTCGGCGCGGGTCTGGCCATCGTCTGTCCCGCCTTTCCGGCCAATGGCCGCTCGATCTATCAAGGCTATCTCTTCGTCGGCGCGGTGCCGCTTCACGAAAGCTCGATGAAGGACCATCCGCTGACGCCGATGCGCGATTCGAGCCTGATCCGCCTGATGGGTGCACAGACCTCGGGCGCGGTCGGGCTGGTCGATTACGCCACCGTCCTGTCCGGGGCCGGGGCGGTGAAAGCCCGCTTCGCTGCACTGGCCGACCAGGGCATGCGCTACGTCGTGACCGACGCGCTCACCAACGCCGATCTGATGGTGCTGGGCGAGGCGGCCGCCGATCACAAGCTTCTCACCGGCGGGTCCGGCATCGCGATGGGGCTGCCGCAGAACTTCCGCCGCGCCGGCCTGCTGCCGGAGCGCGAGATCGCCGCGAGCCTCGCCGCGCCTCAGGGGCGCGCCGGCATCATCTCCGGCAGCTGCTCGACGGCGACGCGCGGCCAGATCGCCAAGGCGATCGAGGCCGGCTACCCGGCGCTGAAGGTCGATCCGATGGCGCTGGTGTCCGGTGCGCAAGATGCTGCAAAGCTCGCCGACTGGGCGCTGGCGCAGGCCGCGGACACGCCCTTCCTGCTCTATTCCAGCGACGATCCCGCCGAGGTCGCCACCATCCAGGAGAAGCTCGGTCGCGAGACGGCCGGCGAGACGGTCGAGCACGCCTTCGCGCAGACGGCGGCCCTGCTGGCCGAGGGCGGTGTCTCCCGTCTTCTGGTCGCCGGCGGCGAGACCTCGGGGGCAGTCGTCCAGGAACTCGGCATCGGCCTGCTCGAGATTGGCCCGGAGATCGATCCGGGCGTGCCCTGGACCCGGGTGGCGCAGGGCCGCGACATGGTGATCGCGCTCAAATCCGGCAATTTCGGCGCGCCCGACTTCTTCCTGAAGGCCTGGGCCCTGCTGCGCTGA
- a CDS encoding type II toxin-antitoxin system RelE/ParE family toxin: MQAVLLTSVFERQAKAAGLGDDEIQDIAVAVASNPLGGDLLVGTGGARKLRHAGWGEGKSGGYRTIHYFGGDDVPIFLLALIDKGKRANLSQAERNDLARTLPKIADAYRQATKSGDR; encoded by the coding sequence ATGCAGGCCGTGTTGCTGACCTCGGTTTTCGAACGGCAGGCCAAGGCGGCTGGTCTGGGCGACGACGAGATTCAGGATATCGCGGTCGCCGTTGCGAGCAATCCTCTCGGCGGTGACCTGCTGGTTGGGACCGGCGGCGCGCGCAAGCTGCGCCATGCCGGCTGGGGTGAAGGAAAAAGCGGCGGCTACCGCACGATCCACTACTTCGGCGGCGACGATGTTCCGATCTTCCTTCTGGCTCTGATCGACAAAGGCAAGCGGGCCAATCTGAGCCAGGCCGAGCGCAATGACCTTGCCCGGACACTGCCGAAAATCGCCGATGCCTACCGGCAGGCGACCAAGTCAGGAGATCGTTGA
- a CDS encoding FAD-binding oxidoreductase: MSALPERQPRPERVSRYDIAALKEDLAGIALIDEAQVVRKRSRDFFWYSPILNQQLADKSADIIATPRDEAEVVRIAAACARRRIPLTVRAAGTGNYGQAVPLEGGVLLDITGLTGIEWQKPGIARIAAGARMLDVDIALRETGFEQRMHPSTKRSATVGGFVAGGSGGVGSVTYGGLREPGNILAARIVTVEEEPRIIELRDDAAQKVNRAYGTTGIITALEMPLAPAWPWIDVIVAFDSYMDAFEAGYEVALADGIVKKLVTPISSVITPYFGALKAHCPEGKSILICMIAEGSLGPFKAIVGKRGAVTYEAPSEEGPGTVPLYEYTWNHTTLQWLKSDRSITYLQCLFPHDRLVESARETIAAFGDELLPHHEFIRFGGKVTASALPILRYSTPERLNAVIAQHEASGVFIANPHVVSLEEGSRHKRADADQLGFKGEVDPQGLLNPGKMASFVPAGQPK; this comes from the coding sequence ATGAGCGCACTGCCTGAACGCCAGCCGAGGCCCGAGCGGGTCTCGCGCTACGACATCGCCGCGCTGAAGGAGGATCTCGCCGGCATTGCGTTGATCGACGAGGCGCAGGTCGTCCGCAAGCGCTCGCGCGACTTCTTCTGGTACTCGCCGATCCTGAACCAGCAGCTCGCGGACAAGTCCGCCGACATCATCGCCACGCCCCGCGACGAGGCGGAGGTCGTGCGAATTGCGGCGGCCTGCGCGCGTCGACGGATTCCGCTGACGGTCAGGGCGGCGGGCACCGGCAATTATGGCCAGGCCGTGCCGCTCGAGGGCGGCGTCCTCCTCGACATCACCGGCCTGACCGGCATCGAATGGCAGAAGCCCGGCATCGCCCGCATCGCCGCCGGCGCCCGCATGCTGGATGTCGACATCGCGCTGCGCGAGACCGGCTTCGAGCAGCGCATGCACCCCTCGACCAAGCGCAGCGCGACGGTCGGTGGTTTCGTCGCGGGCGGTTCGGGCGGCGTCGGCTCGGTGACCTATGGCGGGCTGCGCGAACCCGGCAACATCCTGGCCGCGCGCATCGTCACGGTCGAGGAAGAGCCGCGGATCATCGAATTGCGCGACGACGCGGCCCAGAAGGTCAACCGCGCCTATGGCACGACCGGCATCATCACGGCGCTCGAAATGCCGCTCGCGCCGGCCTGGCCCTGGATCGACGTCATCGTCGCATTCGACAGCTACATGGACGCCTTCGAGGCGGGCTACGAGGTCGCCCTCGCGGACGGCATCGTCAAGAAGCTGGTGACACCGATCTCGTCGGTGATCACGCCCTATTTCGGCGCGCTCAAGGCTCATTGCCCCGAGGGCAAGAGCATCCTGATCTGCATGATCGCCGAGGGCTCGCTCGGCCCGTTCAAGGCCATCGTCGGCAAGCGCGGCGCGGTGACCTATGAGGCGCCCTCGGAGGAGGGGCCCGGCACCGTGCCGCTCTACGAATACACCTGGAACCACACCACGCTGCAGTGGCTGAAGAGCGACCGTTCCATCACCTATCTGCAGTGCCTGTTCCCGCATGACCGGCTGGTCGAGAGCGCGCGCGAGACGATCGCCGCCTTCGGCGACGAGCTTCTGCCGCATCACGAGTTCATCCGCTTCGGCGGCAAGGTGACGGCGAGCGCGCTGCCGATCCTGCGCTACTCGACGCCGGAGCGGCTCAACGCTGTCATCGCCCAGCACGAGGCGTCGGGCGTCTTCATCGCCAACCCCCATGTCGTCTCGCTGGAGGAGGGCAGCCGGCACAAGCGGGCCGATGCCGACCAGCTCGGCTTCAAGGGCGAGGTCGACCCGCAGGGACTGCTGAACCCGGGCAAGATGGCGAGCTTCGTGCCCGCCGGTCAGCCGAAATAG